The nucleotide sequence CACTTCCCCTCCAGTGTGTGCCAAACAAGAAGCAGCTCCCTGCAGCCTGCCCCACCTGAGTCTTCATGTAACAAGAGCAGAGAGTGTAGCAAGGAAAAGGGTTCTGGATCAGCTTCCAAGGATGGAGCCTTAGAGTAGCTGCCCAACTTACTCAAACAGCACCACGGCAAAGGACTGCACCAGACGGTAGAAAGTCGGCTCAGAGACACATTTGGAATTGCAGCGCTGTCCGGGAAAAAGGCCAAAGAGAGGCAGAGATCAGTCTCCTCATTATAACCAGAGGGCCAGGCTGCTGAGCAGCTTGACTTAGAAGATCATTGTAAGAGGATCTCATGTCATGGGGATGAGCCATCATGCTAAGCACCTAACGATCCCAGCAGCCTCCTTCAAGATTTTACCTGTtccctgggcagctgggtggcccaagggatggagagccaggcctaggagtgggaggtcctgggttcaaatctgacctaagacaggTCCTAGCTTcgtgcccctgagcaagtcacttcacccccattgcctagcccttaccgctcttctgccttggaaccaatacacagtattaattctaaaatggaaggcaagggtttaaaaacaaacaaacaaacaaacaaaaacaagaacaaaaaaaacaagGTTCTACCTGTTCCCcttcatctctttcccttctctttcctccttaccTGTGCACTCACATATCGGGCAAACCACTCTCGACCTTTCCCATTTTCACTGCTACAGAACTCTCCAAACTTGGCTTTCTCTTCTTGGTCCAAGTCTTCTCTGAAAGAGGAAAAGGCAGATGAGAGATTGGCTCTCTAATCCTCCCTGCAAGAGAGAGGATCCCACAAACCCTGGATGCCAGGCTGCCAAGCTACATAGCAATTTCATCACGTAATCTTACCCCAAAGAACAAAAgctttcttcctcagtttccaaacAAAGGGGCAGAGatatgaagtgacttactcaaggccCTGGAATGAGTTAGTTGTAGCACAGGACTCGACGCCAGAATTATGGCCCTTAATCCACAATACTACACTGTCCCATAATATATTTATCTTCTTACCCTCCAGAAAAGATCTTCTCAACATAGTTCCGCATAAATTCCCGGAGCCCCAGAGCCTCCTCATCCTTGGCTGACTCTGTACTCTGGTTGGAAGAGAAGGACTCATTGGACGAGGAGCGGTGATAATGGTCCCAGGTCGGGTGGGTTGGGGATTCTCCCATATCATTCTCACTATCTGCAGACTCGGTAGTGTCACTCTCTGATGCTCCATCACCCAGGGAACTGCTTCCATCTCTAGGTTTTGAAGGGGGTGATTCAGGGGGTGCCAGGGTGGACGGCTCGCTGTCAAAGTCAATCAGAGATGCTACAGCAACATCAGGGGTTTCCATGGCTCAGACAGGATACTGAGATGATAATCAGAGAGGAGTTGAATTTGTCAGGGGGAAGGAGGCAATCACCATCAATAGAGCAGTTAAGGGTAGGAGAATCCCTGGGATGTGCTGGCTATAAAGCACAGAACCCACAGGGCATCTTCATTGTGCCTTAAgacatctggaagaagaaaacacaaacatACAAATCACCATCTCCATCACTACCACTCAATCTTTGTTGGACAGAAACTCATCAAACAAAATTCCAAGTTAAAAATtcattgggggtgggagggtaaatggaaagggggcagctaggtagctcagtggatcaagagtcaAGCCTAGTGAttggaggtccttggttcaaatctaacctcagacatttcctacctaggtgaccctgggcaagtcacttaacccccattgcctagcccttaccactcttctgccttggaaccaatgcagtgttgattctaagacaaaaggtaagggtttaaaaagaaattcactaAGAAAGCAATTCCAGACAGGCAGAACCTGAAGGTGTTAACCATGAACCTTTACAGTATAATATGGAATAACTGTGACATTTAAAATCGTAATGATGTACAGTATGATTGTTAGGAATCCCAGCTAAGCGTGGCCACAGAGGCCACCATGATTTACAATCCAGAACTCCTGGAAACCTTGATGAGATTATTTGAATGCCCAACCAACTGAAGGAACCCTAAAGACATCCTCCCTTGAACAATTGGTGCTATTCCCATCTCTTGCTTGGTTATCCCACCCCTTTGcaagaactgaaaatgaatttCTAATCCCTTCTCCTGCTTGGACATTCTgccttcactttttttaaacccttgtcttccatcttagaatcactactgtgtgttggttccatggcagaagagtagcaagggctaggcaatgagactttcccagggtcacacagctaggaagtatctgaggccagatttaatcccaggatctcccatctctagacctggcattcaatccactgagctacccagctgcacccccaaCCAAACCTGTAAAAAGAAAATCCATCTACGTTTGTTGCCTCCCCAAGGTTACCACTGAATGCTTAACTGGTGATTCCAACAGCCTTTTTTCATTTATCTTCTAGCATAAACTCTCTGAAGTCTATGACACTGTTGATGAATCCCTCCTTCTGGACACTCTCATCTAGATTTGCAGAATGCTGCTCTCTCCTAATTTTCCTGTCTAGTTTCTGgaaatctcctttgctggatcagcATCAACATCTTACCCACTAACCCACCCACTagtggcagttaggtggcccagtggttGGAGTGTTGGCCTGGAAATGGGTATGCCCtggttcatatccagcctcacaCGCTCATTacctgaccttgggcaagtcgcttcgtctctgtttacctcagtttcctcagcagtaaaatgggaagaataatagcacccatttcccagggttattgtgaggattaaatgagataagtatttttaaagtgcttcgCACAAGGCATGGCACATAGCAATCTTTATGTAAACGATAGCTATCATATCTCTATGCACATAACTACCATGTGTACCTATCCAACACTAATCTCTCCTAAACTTTATTCTCAAACCATCCCCACCCATCATTCAACCAATAAGCCTTTTTCTAGCTTACTATGTATGTTCCAGAGATACAAAAAAGACACCAAATCTCAATTGGGCATGTTCAACTGGATGGTAGGCACCTCAGATTCAAATATAttcattcccccccccaaaaaaaactcaccccttttcctaacttccttatttctgttgagcATACCATCCTTCCTGTTTATAACCTCAAAATGATCATTTGACCTTTCCACCCATATCCAGTCCCTTGCTAGGTCCTATGCATTCTCTGTGCAATATCTCACACCTCTATCCCCCTCTCTCCACTCACACGAGCATCACCCTTCAAACCTCCTCACTGatcttgcctcaagtctctcctccccATTGCCAAACTGATGTTCCCACAGTTCAGAGATCACATGCCACTTCTTGCTTAAGAAGTTTGAGTAGCTCCCTATTGTCGATAAGAGAAAATACAAACACCTCTGCTTATCAAGGGCTATGCCATTATatctccaacctatctttctagatgtgacctcccccctccccttatttttgttgttgttgttgagtcattttcagtcaggtctgactctttgtgacactaattgggattttctcagcagagatacAGGAGAggcttgccttttccttctccaacccatttgacagatgaggaaacagaggcaaacagggtgaagtgccttgcccagggtcttacagctaggaagtatctgtgtaaagatttgaattcaggaaaataagtTTTCATGACTCCGGGCCCAGCgctatgtatatatactatgtatatattgTTGTTCATCTGTTGTTCTTTTTCACTTGATTTCCATCCTTTGCCTTCGTGTTTTGGCACAGATTTCTCCcaggcctggaatgttctccttcttcaCCATCACTTCTTAGATCtaaccttccttcccttcaaaactcagcttaagTATCACATCCTACAGGAGGCCACTCCTGAGTCCCCAGTACAGATGGGGGAGGTCGTTTCTGATCAATTTAATGATCTTATAGCATGAGCCTTGGTCTCAGGTCAGGGTAGGGCCGTTCTCCATGGAGAATTTGTCCACTAGAGTCTTGGCAAGTCACGCCTACAACTCTTCCCTGGTTGTGACAAGAGCTGCTGACAGAATGATCAGCTTGCCTTTTACTCAACAAATTGGACAATAAACACTTCTCTAGTACGGGGTCATAAAAGCAGGACAGAGTATTCTCACCCTTTCCCCCATTTTggcctcttcccttctgtctttcttccAGAGTGAATCAGAGGgtagtggggaggaggaggaggaggaggaggagaaagagggagtcTTCTCTCGCCATTCCCATCAGTTAATAGTGCTTTGGGGCAGATGTTTATGACAAAGGTTAGTGTGTGCTTACGTGGTACATGAttgatccttaataaatgtttttaaattgatTGGCTGATAAAATATTCAAGGAAAGTTTCCAAAATTGGACTTTCCCAGCCTATATGACTTTAGCAGCCAGGGCAACGATGGAAATGACTACAGGAGTGGATATGAGTTTGCCTGCCATGTTATCTGAGAGTAGGAGTTCATAGATAATGTTCCTCAATACCAACCTTctatggggaaaagaagagggcttggatctgtgatctcattggcagaaaaaaaccaaacccagggtgaagaaactccctctggCAATGCAAGTTTCCACCTTCTCCTAAAATCACACTTTAAGAGAACTGTAGAGATAACTAAAAGAGCTTAAAGATCTTACCTATAAAGCCAGTATGTTTCAAAGGCTAGACTTGAATTCACATCTCTCTGGCTTTCCATTCACTATGCTATGCTACCaggagaactttaaaaaaaaaaatccctagtcAGGATGATCTCAGGGCTGAGTCTTCTAGCTAAAGAACAGAGATTTCTTGGATAACATCAGCATTAGAGACTACCTTGAAAAATAGCCCCATACTTGAGAGTTTGGAGATAGAGACTttagggaaggggaaaaatgtCTTCCCTGGgttttttctaagaaaaagaagaggatttTCCATATGGTCTCTGAAGCtagagggaaagataaagagTTAAAGCCTTGTAACCAAGGGGAGGAGCTGCAAGAAATTAAGACCTTGCTCATCTTCTTCCCATCTCCCCAGCCCCTTGACAGTGAGTTATTTAGACAGTATATATCTAATAGGAAGGGTATTGCTTGTTTAATAGCACTAAAGGGCATTTGCCTCATAAGGAAAGTCTAATCCACAATATGATGCGATAAATCTTTCAGAGGACTGTGAAAGACCTTGTAGGAGAACTAGTAATTCACTTGAATATCAGTATATTTCCCAAACAGCAAAGCTGAGTTCAGATTCCTTCTAAGGGAAGTTTATGGGCTAGCaggaatgttttattatttttttttctatcagtaTATGGGTGTTTGTGAATCCTTTGTGCAATTTATGTGGGCTGTCCTCTACCTGATAAGTGTTTGTTACCTTGAATGCTTATGTTGGAGCTGGGAACCACATTTATGATAATTTAGCCACAAGCAACACCAAAGCTAGGTTTGGAGACTTTTCTAGGGCAAACTACAAAGAAGGGGAACCtattctaaaagagaaaatggcTTTCTTAAGTCAGCTACCCAATATTGAACCCAGTCTTAATCTTGGAAGAACCCTTCCCAGTTTTTAGGACCCTCTTCCCTCCAACTGCTTTGGATTTAACTTGGTATATTATCTAATATGAACGTATCTCTCCATGCTatctcccctcacccccaataGAATGGAATAAATTCCTCAAtggcaaaaattttatttttgtctttgacatAAAGTAGATTCCCCCCAAAACTGATAGTAATCCAACCTTTAGAGCATAACTCTAATTATTTCCCATGTCTGGccctcatttttccttccttccttctttctttatttttttaaagcccttcccttaccttccatcttagaatcaatactatctattggctctaaggcaaaagagcagaaaagtctaggcaattggggttaagtattttgcccagggtcatacatctagaaaatgtctgaagccaaatttgaacccaggttctcccaacttcgggcctggcactctactacccactgtgtcacctagctgcccccaccccttttttgcccttatttttctttggaaaattcACAAAAATCCCAGAGCCAGCCAATCTTTTCTTGGTTGTATTTATTAAAGTCTCTTCTTAGGCCCTGGCaattgtgaccatgggcaagtgaaCCCCTCTTCTCTGAGTTTCAATTATCCCctctataaaacaaaggggctAAAACCTGgtggtctccaaggtccctttccagCCTTGCCATCTGACAAACTAGGGTCCCTTTCTAGATCATATTCTGTTATTTTACCAGCTAGTTTGAACATACAAACCCTCCTCTTGCCCCATCCCTTCCCAGTGGGCAGGAGGGATTGGATCATAGTTCTATGTAATAATTCTATTGCTATAGTCCTCCTGTAACAATGTCCTCCCGGCCCCATTTCCCGGTATtgtcctctcctctttcctcaccCATGCGCTTACTGCATGGCTTCCTAAATTGTGTTGTCCTGGATGGGAAACATTGCACACCAGATTGCCTGGTTCACGACTGCTCAGCCACATCCCCAAGGAGGTTTGTTCATCGGAAACCAATCTGCCGTAACTCTGATTTTCTTACCACTACAGAGCAGCCAGAGTCCCACCTCTTCCTGCCACGGCTGGCTGTGCCCTGGAGAATCAGACCAGGTCACGGCCATCACCTTGGGAAGGATCCCCAGTCCTCCTCCACATTGACTTGGCCCCAGCCTCCAGCCACAAGCCACCCAGTACTGAATGATAACCCACTCTGTTCTTCCGTGTTTCCAAGGACGAAAGAGCTCGTCTTCCAAAGGAACAAAGGATTTGTGTATGCTAAGCTGTTCATGTACATAActtccatttatattgtgctttacaAAGTGTTCTTGGATGTTCCCAGaggatggatgaggaaacagactcccCACCTCCTGCTGGAGAGATCCTGGGCTCCAAGTGCAGAAAGAGACATTTTGGGGCAGAGCCACCACGTGGACTCGGCTTCTTGGCACTGCTTGTTtgctatgttgttgttcagtcgcgCTGACTGCTTGAGCTTCTCCCTTCTCTAGCCAGAGGCTCAGCTCTGAGATCATCCTGcttaggatttattttttttttttacatggcaGCTTAGGATGACAAATAGAAAGCCAGCAAGAAATGGATTCGCATTCAGCCTCTGAAACATACTGGCTTTGTAGCCCTAGACAAGACACCTAAGCTCTTAGTATTTTTTGCAACCCTCTAAAATGATAACTTTCAGAGGTGACAACTTGCACTGCCAGAAGGAGATTTCTTAccctggtgttttttttttccctaccaatgagatcacagatctaggtcttctactttttctccattttataatcaaggaaactgaggcaaagtaagTAACA is from Gracilinanus agilis isolate LMUSP501 chromosome 2, AgileGrace, whole genome shotgun sequence and encodes:
- the KIAA0513 gene encoding uncharacterized protein KIAA0513 homolog, whose translation is METPDVAVASLIDFDSEPSTLAPPESPPSKPRDGSSSLGDGASESDTTESADSENDMGESPTHPTWDHYHRSSSNESFSSNQSTESAKDEEALGLREFMRNYVEKIFSGGEDLDQEEKAKFGEFCSSENGKGREWFARYVSAQRCNSKCVSEPTFYRLVQSFAVVLFECHQMDDFGPAKNLMTMCFTYYHIGKSLVFQSELSPGVSYREEKWCHMTQEERDDSLRFNENITFGQLGTFTHNMLAFGLNKKLCNDFLKKQAVIGNLDEEQYKLLSDHIEQMATE